A region of Gadus morhua chromosome 18, gadMor3.0, whole genome shotgun sequence DNA encodes the following proteins:
- the LOC115531332 gene encoding SRC kinase signaling inhibitor 1 isoform X3, whose product MISAGDVEFPREYHTLADRGRGARRFNDNAANGGFSCSSLDRRGNARSLEALSTSHTAEAERQRHGLLDKHKVPSSPCSAPASQLSTPARQQQQPNYWSFKSRTPRLARPNTAQPTPGHQASRTPLVTARSQETMSEGDVPLGFNRMNRLRQSLPLARSSSQAKLRAPGVLFLQLGEETRRVHLTHELTSLDTLRALIVHMFPQRLTMAMLRCPSTALLIKDETRNVFYELEDPRDVQDRCVIKIYCKEPVYGSYQASPHISNGDIRREMVYAPQDSPPGRRLSTAPISAPHTNPASASPPQGSPARARLLYSSGGGGGGNRPSSYAGPAHHHTHSLPHPHAPHSHSHHASPLHPQPAFCPSPSAILERRDVKPDEEVGGGSRGMMLLRGEERGGGGGGAIYADPYSLGPDPGRLGHAGNPHSQLPVVRADPYGSLYRRGGGGGGGGPPAGSVRSLTSYSAAALQGELMESALYRPGGPLYGDTYAASMLAAGFRVPPPASPQKMPDLREPYGGGTLPGRGSPGRQGLRRGEAPPSSGGVFDQGSKVRGPGLSLGPGLSLGPEQLCLMGGPGGDAGGPGAFSSPLLRTETETRERMEVMEKQIASLTGLLKSVLSRGPDQESKEKVETASEDSAADAGRSKIKKAQTPSAPLALMPPPPSGANQPITVSRLQMQLHLQGLQQNTSSLRKQLSQLRHIQLENQDEVLSLLRQTESELSLMMLEAMRTQEDPLQRQRLLVEEERLKYLNQQELLIQQLHDLERSVEGLQKNLSVNKGLVTEQEVEKKSMELRRLGETLTELKNQFPSLQSKMRVVLRVEVEAVKFLKEEPHRLDALLKRCSSMTDTLSSLRRQVSDGVWKGPDSLSKRSEVAGQGPDLDILNSPPLSLSDLSGGGGVGGLANWMPGLGGEADRSGPDQDPLMSFRARVLEELPTRRPGDKSVSAEVRLAAERDWEEKRASLTQFSAQDINRLLEETQAELLKALPDLELAARHVSKPVVPPKPHITMAMTSNSATPTAQAPPPNAQAASPGGGGGDSGPGKVQLAAQKLNNMEGTGSRRGSTELTVGRYRTEKPSKSPPPPPPRRSFPSAHGITTNRTGELILTPKTAKEEEEPIKAVVKLRRAPSDAPRPASTPPVISASGVQDEDDEERILAELENASMAPGPAKGPQPTVAARLKNLQQGSLERPNKTRKQKEDFSSKSPGQQQVFHF is encoded by the exons ATGATTTCAGCGGGTGATGTCGAGTTCCCGCGGGAGTACCACACGCTGGCGGACCGCGGCCGCGGCGCCCGGCGTTTCAACGACAACGCCGCCAACGGGGGCTTCTCCTGCTCGTCTCTGGACCGGCGAGGCAACGCCCGGAGTCTGGAGGCCCTAAGCACCTCCCACACGGCCGAGGCGGAGCGCCAACGCCATGGCCTCCTGGACAAGCACAAAGTACCCAGCAGCCCTTGCAGTGCGCCCGCCTCCCAGCTCTCCACCCCTGCCAGACAGCAG CAACAACCAAACTACTGGAGTTTCAAG TCCCGCACGCCCCGCCTCGCGCGCCCCAACACCGCCCAGCCCACGCCGGGCCACCAGGCCAGCCGGACGCCCCTAGTGACGGCCAGGAGCCAGGAGACCATGTCGGAGGGGGACGTCCCCCTGGGGTTCAACCGCATGAACCGCCTGAGGCAGAGCCTGCCCCTGGCCCGCTCCTCCAGCCAGGCCAAGCTCCGGGCCCCAG GCGTCCTGTTCCTCCAGCTGGGGGAGGAGACCCGGCGGGTCCACCTGACCCATGAGCTCACCTCCCTGGACACACTGAGGGCTCTCATCGTGCACATGTTCCCCCAGAGGCTCACTATGGCCATGCTGAG GTGTCCCAGCACGGCGCTGCTCATCAAGGACGAGACGCGGAACGTGTTCTACGAGCTGGAGGACCCGCGCGACGTCCAGGACCGCTGCGTCATCAAGATCTACTGCAAGGAGCCCGTCTACGGCTCCTACCAGGCCAGCCCCCACATCTCCAACGGGGACATAAGG aGGGAGATGGTGTACGCCCCTCAAGACTCTCCGCCCGGCCGCCGGCTAAGCACCGCCCCCATCTCCGCCCCACACACTAACcccgcctccgcctcccccccgcAGGGCTCCCCGGCCCGGGCCCGCCTCCTGTACagcagcgggggagggggaggggggaaccgCCCCTCCTCCTACGcgggccccgcccaccaccacacccactcGCTGCCTCACCCCCACGCCccccactcccactcccaccacgcctcccccctccacccccagcccgCCTTCTGCCCCTCCCCCAGCGCCATCCTGGAGCGCCGCGACGTCAAGCCCGACGAGGAGGTGGGCGGCGGCTCCCGGGGCATGATGCTCCTGCGGggggaggagcgaggaggaggagggggcggagccatctACGCAGACCCCTACTCCCTGGGGCCCGACCCTGGCCGCCTCGGCCACGCAGGGAACCCGCACTCGCAACTTCCTGTGGTGCGGGCCGACCCGTACGGCTCGCTGTAccgccgggggggagggggaggggggggcggcccCCCCGCCGGCTCGGTGCGCTCCCTCACCTCCTACTCGGCGGCGGCGCTGCAGGGGGAGCTGATGGAGAGCGCCCTCTACAGGCCGGGAGGCCCGCTGTACGGCGACACCTACGCCGCCTCCATGCTGGCGGCGGGCTTCCGGGTCCCGCCCCCCGCCTCGCCGCAGAAGATGCCCGACCTCAGGGAGCCGTACGGGGGGGGCACGCTGCCGGGCCGGGGGTCCCCGGGCCGCCAGGGTCTGCGGAGGGGGGAGGCCCCGCCCAGCTCGGGCGGCGTGTTCGACCAGGGCTCCAAGGTCAGGGGCCCGGGGCTGAGCCTGGGGCCCGGGTTGAGTCTGGGACCCGAGCAGCTGTGTCTGatggggggccccgggggagaCGCGGGGGGGCCCGGCGCCTTCAGCTCCCCGCTGCTGCGCACCGAGACGGAGACCAG ggagcgtatggaggtgatggagaagCAGATTGCCAGCCTGACTGGACTGTTGAAGAGCGTTCTGAGCAGAGGACCCGATCAGGAGAGcaa GGAGAAGGTGGAGACGGCCAGCGAGGACTCTGCGGCTGACG CTGGACGatcaaaaataaagaaag CTCAGACACCCTCGGCTCCCCTGGCCCTGATGCCGCCCCCACCCTCCGGAGCCAACCAGCCAATCACTGTGTCCCGGCTGCAAATGCAGCTCCACCTGCAGGGCCTGCAGCAGAACACCAGCTCCCTGCGCAAGCAGCTCTCCCAGCTGCGCCACATCCAG CTGGAGAACCAGGACGAGGTTCTGTCCTTGCTGAGGCAGACGGAGTCGGAGCTGAGCCTCATGATGCTGGAGGCCATGCGCACCCAGGAGGACCCGCTGCAGAGACAGCgcctcctggtggaggaggaaaggcTCAAGTACCTCAACCAGCAAGAGCTCCTCATCCAGCAGCTGCA TGATCTGGAACGGTCCGTAGAGGGGCTCCAGAAGAACCTGTCTGTGAACAAGGGCCTGGTgacggagcaggaggtggagaagaagagCATGGAGCTCCGGAGGCTGGGCGAGACCCTCACAGAGCTCAAGA ACCAGTTCCCCAGCCTGCAGAGCAAGATGCGGGTGGTGCTtcgagtggaggtggaggcggtgaaGTTCCTGAAGGAGGAGCCTCACAGGCTGGACGCGCTGCTGAAGAGATGTAGCAGCATGACCGATACACTGTCCTCGCTGcgcag ACAGGTGAGCGACGGCGTGTGGAAGGGTCCCGACAGCCTCTCCAAGAGGTCGGAGGTCGCGGGCCAGGGTCCTGACCTGGACATCCTCAACAGCCCGCCCCTGAGCCTGAGCGACctgagcggcggcggcggtgtcgGGGGGCTGGCCAACTGGATGCCCGGGCTGGGGGGCGAGGCGGACAGGTCCGGTCCGGACCAGGACCCCCTGATGAGCTTCAGGGCCCGGGTCCTGGAAGAGCTGCCCACCCGCCGGCCGGGGGACAAGAGCGTCTCGGCCGAAGTCCGTCTG gcagcaGAGCGTGACTGGGAGGAGAAGCGGGCCAGCCTCACCCAGTTCAGCGCCCAGGACATCAACCGGCTGCTGGAGGAGACCCAGGCCGAGCTGCTCAAGGCCCTGCCCGACCTGGAGCTGGCCGCCAGGCACGTCTCCAAGCCCGTGGTGCCCCCCAAGCCCCACATCACCATGGCGATGACCTCCAACTCGGCCACGCCCACGgctcaggccccgccccccaatGCACAGGCGGCGTCccccggcggcgggggcggggactCCGGGCCCGGCAAGGTGCAGCTCGCCGCCCAGAAGCTCAACAACATGGAGGGCACGGGCTCCCGCCGCGGCTCCA ctGAGCTGACCGTAGGACGCTACCGAACAGAGAAGCCCTCCAagtctccgcccccccccccccctcgccgcaGCTTCCCGTCGGCCCACGGGATAACAACCAATCGCACCGGAGAACTCATCCTCACCCCTAAGACGGCCAag gaagaggaggagcctaTCAAAGCGGTGGTGAAGCTACGGCGAGCGCCCTCCGACGCCCCTCGCCCAGCCTCCACCCCGCCGGTCATCTCCGCCTCCGGAGTCCAAGACGAGGATGACGAGGAGAGGATCCTCGCTGAGCTGGAG
- the LOC115531332 gene encoding SRC kinase signaling inhibitor 1 isoform X2 — MISAGDVEFPREYHTLADRGRGARRFNDNAANGGFSCSSLDRRGNARSLEALSTSHTAEAERQRHGLLDKHKVPSSPCSAPASQLSTPARQQQQPNYWSFKSRTPRLARPNTAQPTPGHQASRTPLVTARSQETMSEGDVPLGFNRMNRLRQSLPLARSSSQAKLRAPGVLFLQLGEETRRVHLTHELTSLDTLRALIVHMFPQRLTMAMLRCPSTALLIKDETRNVFYELEDPRDVQDRCVIKIYCKEPVYGSYQASPHISNGDIRREMVYAPQDSPPGRRLSTAPISAPHTNPASASPPQGSPARARLLYSSGGGGGGNRPSSYAGPAHHHTHSLPHPHAPHSHSHHASPLHPQPAFCPSPSAILERRDVKPDEEVGGGSRGMMLLRGEERGGGGGGAIYADPYSLGPDPGRLGHAGNPHSQLPVVRADPYGSLYRRGGGGGGGGPPAGSVRSLTSYSAAALQGELMESALYRPGGPLYGDTYAASMLAAGFRVPPPASPQKMPDLREPYGGGTLPGRGSPGRQGLRRGEAPPSSGGVFDQGSKVRGPGLSLGPGLSLGPEQLCLMGGPGGDAGGPGAFSSPLLRTETETRERMEVMEKQIASLTGLLKSVLSRGPDQESKEKVETASEDSAADAQTPSAPLALMPPPPSGANQPITVSRLQMQLHLQGLQQNTSSLRKQLSQLRHIQLENQDEVLSLLRQTESELSLMMLEAMRTQEDPLQRQRLLVEEERLKYLNQQELLIQQLHDLERSVEGLQKNLSVNKGLVTEQEVEKKSMELRRLGETLTELKNQFPSLQSKMRVVLRVEVEAVKFLKEEPHRLDALLKRCSSMTDTLSSLRSVLYPHCTYRQVSDGVWKGPDSLSKRSEVAGQGPDLDILNSPPLSLSDLSGGGGVGGLANWMPGLGGEADRSGPDQDPLMSFRARVLEELPTRRPGDKSVSAEVRLAAERDWEEKRASLTQFSAQDINRLLEETQAELLKALPDLELAARHVSKPVVPPKPHITMAMTSNSATPTAQAPPPNAQAASPGGGGGDSGPGKVQLAAQKLNNMEGTGSRRGSTELTVGRYRTEKPSKSPPPPPPRRSFPSAHGITTNRTGELILTPKTAKEEEEPIKAVVKLRRAPSDAPRPASTPPVISASGVQDEDDEERILAELENASMAPGPAKGPQPTVAARLKNLQQGSLERPNKTRKQKEDFSSKSPGQQQVFHF, encoded by the exons ATGATTTCAGCGGGTGATGTCGAGTTCCCGCGGGAGTACCACACGCTGGCGGACCGCGGCCGCGGCGCCCGGCGTTTCAACGACAACGCCGCCAACGGGGGCTTCTCCTGCTCGTCTCTGGACCGGCGAGGCAACGCCCGGAGTCTGGAGGCCCTAAGCACCTCCCACACGGCCGAGGCGGAGCGCCAACGCCATGGCCTCCTGGACAAGCACAAAGTACCCAGCAGCCCTTGCAGTGCGCCCGCCTCCCAGCTCTCCACCCCTGCCAGACAGCAG CAACAACCAAACTACTGGAGTTTCAAG TCCCGCACGCCCCGCCTCGCGCGCCCCAACACCGCCCAGCCCACGCCGGGCCACCAGGCCAGCCGGACGCCCCTAGTGACGGCCAGGAGCCAGGAGACCATGTCGGAGGGGGACGTCCCCCTGGGGTTCAACCGCATGAACCGCCTGAGGCAGAGCCTGCCCCTGGCCCGCTCCTCCAGCCAGGCCAAGCTCCGGGCCCCAG GCGTCCTGTTCCTCCAGCTGGGGGAGGAGACCCGGCGGGTCCACCTGACCCATGAGCTCACCTCCCTGGACACACTGAGGGCTCTCATCGTGCACATGTTCCCCCAGAGGCTCACTATGGCCATGCTGAG GTGTCCCAGCACGGCGCTGCTCATCAAGGACGAGACGCGGAACGTGTTCTACGAGCTGGAGGACCCGCGCGACGTCCAGGACCGCTGCGTCATCAAGATCTACTGCAAGGAGCCCGTCTACGGCTCCTACCAGGCCAGCCCCCACATCTCCAACGGGGACATAAGG aGGGAGATGGTGTACGCCCCTCAAGACTCTCCGCCCGGCCGCCGGCTAAGCACCGCCCCCATCTCCGCCCCACACACTAACcccgcctccgcctcccccccgcAGGGCTCCCCGGCCCGGGCCCGCCTCCTGTACagcagcgggggagggggaggggggaaccgCCCCTCCTCCTACGcgggccccgcccaccaccacacccactcGCTGCCTCACCCCCACGCCccccactcccactcccaccacgcctcccccctccacccccagcccgCCTTCTGCCCCTCCCCCAGCGCCATCCTGGAGCGCCGCGACGTCAAGCCCGACGAGGAGGTGGGCGGCGGCTCCCGGGGCATGATGCTCCTGCGGggggaggagcgaggaggaggagggggcggagccatctACGCAGACCCCTACTCCCTGGGGCCCGACCCTGGCCGCCTCGGCCACGCAGGGAACCCGCACTCGCAACTTCCTGTGGTGCGGGCCGACCCGTACGGCTCGCTGTAccgccgggggggagggggaggggggggcggcccCCCCGCCGGCTCGGTGCGCTCCCTCACCTCCTACTCGGCGGCGGCGCTGCAGGGGGAGCTGATGGAGAGCGCCCTCTACAGGCCGGGAGGCCCGCTGTACGGCGACACCTACGCCGCCTCCATGCTGGCGGCGGGCTTCCGGGTCCCGCCCCCCGCCTCGCCGCAGAAGATGCCCGACCTCAGGGAGCCGTACGGGGGGGGCACGCTGCCGGGCCGGGGGTCCCCGGGCCGCCAGGGTCTGCGGAGGGGGGAGGCCCCGCCCAGCTCGGGCGGCGTGTTCGACCAGGGCTCCAAGGTCAGGGGCCCGGGGCTGAGCCTGGGGCCCGGGTTGAGTCTGGGACCCGAGCAGCTGTGTCTGatggggggccccgggggagaCGCGGGGGGGCCCGGCGCCTTCAGCTCCCCGCTGCTGCGCACCGAGACGGAGACCAG ggagcgtatggaggtgatggagaagCAGATTGCCAGCCTGACTGGACTGTTGAAGAGCGTTCTGAGCAGAGGACCCGATCAGGAGAGcaa GGAGAAGGTGGAGACGGCCAGCGAGGACTCTGCGGCTGACG CTCAGACACCCTCGGCTCCCCTGGCCCTGATGCCGCCCCCACCCTCCGGAGCCAACCAGCCAATCACTGTGTCCCGGCTGCAAATGCAGCTCCACCTGCAGGGCCTGCAGCAGAACACCAGCTCCCTGCGCAAGCAGCTCTCCCAGCTGCGCCACATCCAG CTGGAGAACCAGGACGAGGTTCTGTCCTTGCTGAGGCAGACGGAGTCGGAGCTGAGCCTCATGATGCTGGAGGCCATGCGCACCCAGGAGGACCCGCTGCAGAGACAGCgcctcctggtggaggaggaaaggcTCAAGTACCTCAACCAGCAAGAGCTCCTCATCCAGCAGCTGCA TGATCTGGAACGGTCCGTAGAGGGGCTCCAGAAGAACCTGTCTGTGAACAAGGGCCTGGTgacggagcaggaggtggagaagaagagCATGGAGCTCCGGAGGCTGGGCGAGACCCTCACAGAGCTCAAGA ACCAGTTCCCCAGCCTGCAGAGCAAGATGCGGGTGGTGCTtcgagtggaggtggaggcggtgaaGTTCCTGAAGGAGGAGCCTCACAGGCTGGACGCGCTGCTGAAGAGATGTAGCAGCATGACCGATACACTGTCCTCGCTGcgcag TGTGTTGTATCCCCACTGTACGTACAGACAGGTGAGCGACGGCGTGTGGAAGGGTCCCGACAGCCTCTCCAAGAGGTCGGAGGTCGCGGGCCAGGGTCCTGACCTGGACATCCTCAACAGCCCGCCCCTGAGCCTGAGCGACctgagcggcggcggcggtgtcgGGGGGCTGGCCAACTGGATGCCCGGGCTGGGGGGCGAGGCGGACAGGTCCGGTCCGGACCAGGACCCCCTGATGAGCTTCAGGGCCCGGGTCCTGGAAGAGCTGCCCACCCGCCGGCCGGGGGACAAGAGCGTCTCGGCCGAAGTCCGTCTG gcagcaGAGCGTGACTGGGAGGAGAAGCGGGCCAGCCTCACCCAGTTCAGCGCCCAGGACATCAACCGGCTGCTGGAGGAGACCCAGGCCGAGCTGCTCAAGGCCCTGCCCGACCTGGAGCTGGCCGCCAGGCACGTCTCCAAGCCCGTGGTGCCCCCCAAGCCCCACATCACCATGGCGATGACCTCCAACTCGGCCACGCCCACGgctcaggccccgccccccaatGCACAGGCGGCGTCccccggcggcgggggcggggactCCGGGCCCGGCAAGGTGCAGCTCGCCGCCCAGAAGCTCAACAACATGGAGGGCACGGGCTCCCGCCGCGGCTCCA ctGAGCTGACCGTAGGACGCTACCGAACAGAGAAGCCCTCCAagtctccgcccccccccccccctcgccgcaGCTTCCCGTCGGCCCACGGGATAACAACCAATCGCACCGGAGAACTCATCCTCACCCCTAAGACGGCCAag gaagaggaggagcctaTCAAAGCGGTGGTGAAGCTACGGCGAGCGCCCTCCGACGCCCCTCGCCCAGCCTCCACCCCGCCGGTCATCTCCGCCTCCGGAGTCCAAGACGAGGATGACGAGGAGAGGATCCTCGCTGAGCTGGAG
- the LOC115531332 gene encoding SRC kinase signaling inhibitor 1 isoform X4 has protein sequence MISAGDVEFPREYHTLADRGRGARRFNDNAANGGFSCSSLDRRGNARSLEALSTSHTAEAERQRHGLLDKHKVPSSPCSAPASQLSTPARQQQQPNYWSFKSRTPRLARPNTAQPTPGHQASRTPLVTARSQETMSEGDVPLGFNRMNRLRQSLPLARSSSQAKLRAPGVLFLQLGEETRRVHLTHELTSLDTLRALIVHMFPQRLTMAMLRCPSTALLIKDETRNVFYELEDPRDVQDRCVIKIYCKEPVYGSYQASPHISNGDIRREMVYAPQDSPPGRRLSTAPISAPHTNPASASPPQGSPARARLLYSSGGGGGGNRPSSYAGPAHHHTHSLPHPHAPHSHSHHASPLHPQPAFCPSPSAILERRDVKPDEEVGGGSRGMMLLRGEERGGGGGGAIYADPYSLGPDPGRLGHAGNPHSQLPVVRADPYGSLYRRGGGGGGGGPPAGSVRSLTSYSAAALQGELMESALYRPGGPLYGDTYAASMLAAGFRVPPPASPQKMPDLREPYGGGTLPGRGSPGRQGLRRGEAPPSSGGVFDQGSKVRGPGLSLGPGLSLGPEQLCLMGGPGGDAGGPGAFSSPLLRTETETRERMEVMEKQIASLTGLLKSVLSRGPDQESKEKVETASEDSAADAGRSKIKKAQTPSAPLALMPPPPSGANQPITVSRLQMQLHLQGLQQNTSSLRKQLSQLRHIQLENQDEVLSLLRQTESELSLMMLEAMRTQEDPLQRQRLLVEEERLKYLNQQELLIQQLHDLERSVEGLQKNLSVNKGLVTEQEVEKKSMELRRLGETLTELKNQFPSLQSKMRVVLRVEVEAVKFLKEEPHRLDALLKRCSSMTDTLSSLRSVLYPHCTYRQVSDGVWKGPDSLSKRSEVAGQGPDLDILNSPPLSLSDLSGGGGVGGLANWMPGLGGEADRSGPDQDPLMSFRARVLEELPTRRPGDKSVSAEVRLAAERDWEEKRASLTQFSAQDINRLLEETQAELLKALPDLELAARHVSKPVVPPKPHITMAMTSNSATPTAQAPPPNAQAASPGGGGGDSGPGKVQLAAQKLNNMEGTGSRRGSTELTVGRYRTEKPSKSPPPPPPRRSFPSAHGITTNRTGELILTPKTAKEEEEPIKAVVKLRRAPSDAPRPASTPPVISASGVQDEDDEERILAELEIFQRAPVLCSPKPKAPLRPS, from the exons ATGATTTCAGCGGGTGATGTCGAGTTCCCGCGGGAGTACCACACGCTGGCGGACCGCGGCCGCGGCGCCCGGCGTTTCAACGACAACGCCGCCAACGGGGGCTTCTCCTGCTCGTCTCTGGACCGGCGAGGCAACGCCCGGAGTCTGGAGGCCCTAAGCACCTCCCACACGGCCGAGGCGGAGCGCCAACGCCATGGCCTCCTGGACAAGCACAAAGTACCCAGCAGCCCTTGCAGTGCGCCCGCCTCCCAGCTCTCCACCCCTGCCAGACAGCAG CAACAACCAAACTACTGGAGTTTCAAG TCCCGCACGCCCCGCCTCGCGCGCCCCAACACCGCCCAGCCCACGCCGGGCCACCAGGCCAGCCGGACGCCCCTAGTGACGGCCAGGAGCCAGGAGACCATGTCGGAGGGGGACGTCCCCCTGGGGTTCAACCGCATGAACCGCCTGAGGCAGAGCCTGCCCCTGGCCCGCTCCTCCAGCCAGGCCAAGCTCCGGGCCCCAG GCGTCCTGTTCCTCCAGCTGGGGGAGGAGACCCGGCGGGTCCACCTGACCCATGAGCTCACCTCCCTGGACACACTGAGGGCTCTCATCGTGCACATGTTCCCCCAGAGGCTCACTATGGCCATGCTGAG GTGTCCCAGCACGGCGCTGCTCATCAAGGACGAGACGCGGAACGTGTTCTACGAGCTGGAGGACCCGCGCGACGTCCAGGACCGCTGCGTCATCAAGATCTACTGCAAGGAGCCCGTCTACGGCTCCTACCAGGCCAGCCCCCACATCTCCAACGGGGACATAAGG aGGGAGATGGTGTACGCCCCTCAAGACTCTCCGCCCGGCCGCCGGCTAAGCACCGCCCCCATCTCCGCCCCACACACTAACcccgcctccgcctcccccccgcAGGGCTCCCCGGCCCGGGCCCGCCTCCTGTACagcagcgggggagggggaggggggaaccgCCCCTCCTCCTACGcgggccccgcccaccaccacacccactcGCTGCCTCACCCCCACGCCccccactcccactcccaccacgcctcccccctccacccccagcccgCCTTCTGCCCCTCCCCCAGCGCCATCCTGGAGCGCCGCGACGTCAAGCCCGACGAGGAGGTGGGCGGCGGCTCCCGGGGCATGATGCTCCTGCGGggggaggagcgaggaggaggagggggcggagccatctACGCAGACCCCTACTCCCTGGGGCCCGACCCTGGCCGCCTCGGCCACGCAGGGAACCCGCACTCGCAACTTCCTGTGGTGCGGGCCGACCCGTACGGCTCGCTGTAccgccgggggggagggggaggggggggcggcccCCCCGCCGGCTCGGTGCGCTCCCTCACCTCCTACTCGGCGGCGGCGCTGCAGGGGGAGCTGATGGAGAGCGCCCTCTACAGGCCGGGAGGCCCGCTGTACGGCGACACCTACGCCGCCTCCATGCTGGCGGCGGGCTTCCGGGTCCCGCCCCCCGCCTCGCCGCAGAAGATGCCCGACCTCAGGGAGCCGTACGGGGGGGGCACGCTGCCGGGCCGGGGGTCCCCGGGCCGCCAGGGTCTGCGGAGGGGGGAGGCCCCGCCCAGCTCGGGCGGCGTGTTCGACCAGGGCTCCAAGGTCAGGGGCCCGGGGCTGAGCCTGGGGCCCGGGTTGAGTCTGGGACCCGAGCAGCTGTGTCTGatggggggccccgggggagaCGCGGGGGGGCCCGGCGCCTTCAGCTCCCCGCTGCTGCGCACCGAGACGGAGACCAG ggagcgtatggaggtgatggagaagCAGATTGCCAGCCTGACTGGACTGTTGAAGAGCGTTCTGAGCAGAGGACCCGATCAGGAGAGcaa GGAGAAGGTGGAGACGGCCAGCGAGGACTCTGCGGCTGACG CTGGACGatcaaaaataaagaaag CTCAGACACCCTCGGCTCCCCTGGCCCTGATGCCGCCCCCACCCTCCGGAGCCAACCAGCCAATCACTGTGTCCCGGCTGCAAATGCAGCTCCACCTGCAGGGCCTGCAGCAGAACACCAGCTCCCTGCGCAAGCAGCTCTCCCAGCTGCGCCACATCCAG CTGGAGAACCAGGACGAGGTTCTGTCCTTGCTGAGGCAGACGGAGTCGGAGCTGAGCCTCATGATGCTGGAGGCCATGCGCACCCAGGAGGACCCGCTGCAGAGACAGCgcctcctggtggaggaggaaaggcTCAAGTACCTCAACCAGCAAGAGCTCCTCATCCAGCAGCTGCA TGATCTGGAACGGTCCGTAGAGGGGCTCCAGAAGAACCTGTCTGTGAACAAGGGCCTGGTgacggagcaggaggtggagaagaagagCATGGAGCTCCGGAGGCTGGGCGAGACCCTCACAGAGCTCAAGA ACCAGTTCCCCAGCCTGCAGAGCAAGATGCGGGTGGTGCTtcgagtggaggtggaggcggtgaaGTTCCTGAAGGAGGAGCCTCACAGGCTGGACGCGCTGCTGAAGAGATGTAGCAGCATGACCGATACACTGTCCTCGCTGcgcag TGTGTTGTATCCCCACTGTACGTACAGACAGGTGAGCGACGGCGTGTGGAAGGGTCCCGACAGCCTCTCCAAGAGGTCGGAGGTCGCGGGCCAGGGTCCTGACCTGGACATCCTCAACAGCCCGCCCCTGAGCCTGAGCGACctgagcggcggcggcggtgtcgGGGGGCTGGCCAACTGGATGCCCGGGCTGGGGGGCGAGGCGGACAGGTCCGGTCCGGACCAGGACCCCCTGATGAGCTTCAGGGCCCGGGTCCTGGAAGAGCTGCCCACCCGCCGGCCGGGGGACAAGAGCGTCTCGGCCGAAGTCCGTCTG gcagcaGAGCGTGACTGGGAGGAGAAGCGGGCCAGCCTCACCCAGTTCAGCGCCCAGGACATCAACCGGCTGCTGGAGGAGACCCAGGCCGAGCTGCTCAAGGCCCTGCCCGACCTGGAGCTGGCCGCCAGGCACGTCTCCAAGCCCGTGGTGCCCCCCAAGCCCCACATCACCATGGCGATGACCTCCAACTCGGCCACGCCCACGgctcaggccccgccccccaatGCACAGGCGGCGTCccccggcggcgggggcggggactCCGGGCCCGGCAAGGTGCAGCTCGCCGCCCAGAAGCTCAACAACATGGAGGGCACGGGCTCCCGCCGCGGCTCCA ctGAGCTGACCGTAGGACGCTACCGAACAGAGAAGCCCTCCAagtctccgcccccccccccccctcgccgcaGCTTCCCGTCGGCCCACGGGATAACAACCAATCGCACCGGAGAACTCATCCTCACCCCTAAGACGGCCAag gaagaggaggagcctaTCAAAGCGGTGGTGAAGCTACGGCGAGCGCCCTCCGACGCCCCTCGCCCAGCCTCCACCCCGCCGGTCATCTCCGCCTCCGGAGTCCAAGACGAGGATGACGAGGAGAGGATCCTCGCTGAGCTGGAG aTATTTCAGAGAGCTCCTGTTCTGTGTAGTCCCAAACCCAAGGCCCCATTAAGGCCTTCCTGA